A genomic window from Candidatus Polarisedimenticolia bacterium includes:
- a CDS encoding serine/threonine-protein kinase yields MEDASGPAASAGGAQPTRLSHFEILSEIGRGGMGIVYRARDLNLGRNVALKSPHPESLADQDYRRRFLREARAASAISHAHIVPVYEAFEVEGRPWIAMELVEGGDLRDRLATGKPLLLEEIVKHALGIADALGAAHEHHLLHRDIKPSNVLLSKDGRARLTDFGLARRYVRPEEASSLSTASTSGEKGRFAGTPGYMAPEQALGRDVDPRSDLFSFGVLLYEMCTGRPAFPDTDEITGLDAVLHREPEAISRLNYAIPEELERIARKCLAKRPDERYQSAADLLADLRAFQRHLTASRRKVYVGFGKKGVLRSKPFLVALALTALALVIVVAVRQWPRHPVGPLPPAAEPLRIAILAPKSLLAGDERKDWPEVFQAMLADELTGVPGIGVVDPFSLNRLPGDAAGGPSGDADGIRALMTRNRVSWIVNGSILPTGDAFEIRLRLENPKTGEVFSAYQATLEETADLASAASSLAIEILETLDASGAGRPDKSLRPWIGARRRNVAAVRAFLQASRYIHHGESGGKRFLERAVDLDPDFVAPRIWLVSTLARTGDLEEARRHQAKLLELEPKASPFEQAMIGWAGAYIANDAEAQKAHLEVALGYSPGNNILLVNLADNRARHGDCEGAIRSMQSPVAEKWDYPPLYPLWGWCNVMEGHVNEAKAGLMVSHELGDPDPRVYALLQAIALSEGATEEAKRWETLLAERAGQPGAEIEPADFVPIYRKLAEISRAKGLGSVASELERMASPGGPGQPKGNDQRGKR; encoded by the coding sequence CGCCGACCAGGACTACCGCCGTCGGTTCCTGCGCGAGGCACGCGCCGCCTCCGCCATCTCTCACGCGCACATCGTCCCCGTGTATGAAGCCTTCGAAGTCGAGGGCCGGCCCTGGATTGCCATGGAGCTGGTGGAGGGGGGCGATCTTCGCGACCGGCTCGCCACCGGAAAGCCTCTGTTGCTCGAGGAGATCGTCAAGCATGCACTCGGGATCGCCGATGCGCTCGGCGCCGCGCATGAGCATCATCTGCTCCATCGGGACATCAAGCCGAGCAACGTCCTGCTCTCGAAGGATGGCCGGGCGCGCCTGACAGATTTCGGGCTGGCGCGCCGCTACGTGCGACCGGAAGAGGCCTCTTCCCTCTCCACGGCGAGCACGTCCGGGGAGAAGGGAAGGTTCGCCGGGACTCCCGGATACATGGCCCCCGAGCAGGCGCTGGGACGGGACGTCGATCCACGCAGCGACCTGTTCTCCTTCGGGGTCCTTCTCTACGAGATGTGCACGGGGCGGCCGGCATTCCCCGACACGGACGAGATCACCGGATTGGACGCAGTGCTGCATCGCGAGCCGGAGGCGATTTCCCGGCTGAACTATGCGATTCCCGAGGAGCTCGAGCGGATTGCCCGGAAGTGCCTGGCAAAGCGGCCGGACGAGCGTTATCAGTCGGCCGCCGACCTGCTGGCGGATCTGCGCGCCTTCCAACGTCACCTCACCGCGTCCCGCCGCAAGGTGTACGTCGGCTTCGGCAAAAAGGGAGTGCTGCGTTCGAAGCCTTTCCTCGTGGCGCTCGCTCTCACCGCGCTCGCCCTGGTCATCGTGGTCGCGGTGCGCCAATGGCCCCGGCACCCCGTGGGGCCCCTGCCGCCGGCGGCCGAGCCGCTGCGAATCGCCATCCTCGCCCCGAAAAGCCTCCTCGCGGGGGACGAGCGCAAAGACTGGCCCGAGGTCTTCCAGGCGATGCTCGCGGATGAGCTGACCGGCGTGCCGGGAATCGGCGTGGTGGATCCCTTCAGCCTGAACCGGCTACCCGGCGATGCCGCCGGCGGGCCGTCCGGAGACGCGGACGGCATACGCGCTCTGATGACGCGCAATCGGGTCTCCTGGATCGTCAACGGGAGCATTCTTCCGACGGGCGATGCCTTCGAGATCCGCCTGCGGCTGGAGAATCCCAAGACCGGAGAGGTATTCTCGGCCTACCAGGCGACCCTCGAGGAGACGGCGGACCTTGCGTCCGCTGCCTCGTCGCTCGCCATCGAGATTCTGGAAACGCTGGATGCCAGCGGTGCCGGCCGGCCCGACAAGAGCCTGAGGCCCTGGATCGGCGCGCGCCGGCGCAACGTCGCGGCGGTCAGGGCGTTCCTCCAGGCCAGCCGGTACATCCACCATGGCGAGTCAGGAGGGAAGCGTTTCCTGGAGCGCGCCGTCGATCTCGATCCCGATTTCGTCGCTCCACGCATCTGGCTCGTCTCCACCCTCGCGAGGACCGGCGATCTGGAGGAGGCCCGCCGGCATCAAGCAAAGCTCCTGGAGCTGGAGCCGAAGGCCAGTCCGTTCGAGCAGGCGATGATCGGATGGGCCGGCGCCTACATCGCCAATGACGCCGAGGCACAGAAGGCGCACCTCGAAGTGGCCCTGGGCTACTCCCCCGGCAACAACATCCTGCTGGTGAATCTCGCGGACAACCGCGCGAGACATGGCGACTGCGAGGGGGCGATACGGTCGATGCAGAGTCCCGTCGCCGAGAAATGGGATTACCCGCCTCTGTATCCCCTTTGGGGCTGGTGCAATGTGATGGAGGGGCACGTGAATGAGGCGAAGGCTGGCCTGATGGTGTCGCACGAGCTTGGGGATCCCGATCCACGAGTCTACGCGCTCTTGCAGGCAATCGCTCTGTCGGAGGGAGCCACCGAAGAAGCAAAGCGCTGGGAGACCTTGCTCGCCGAGCGCGCCGGCCAGCCGGGAGCCGAGATCGAGCCCGCGGACTTCGTGCCGATCTATAGGAAGCTGGCGGAAATCAGCCGCGCGAAAGGGCTCGGCAGCGTGGCATCGGAGCTGGAGAGAATGGCGAGTCCGGGGGGTCCGGGACAGCCGAAGGGTAACGACCAAAGGGGGAAGCGAT